A genomic window from Deltaproteobacteria bacterium includes:
- a CDS encoding ABC transporter ATP-binding protein, protein MNTSAQAHCASARPLGAATTVETPKRGIWALMRPIRPRIHLAMGLAALGATAGLGAVATLAVVLGKLLAPHPTPWVWAVLAIVLTVASFCLIMQAFTISHLAAFRLEVILRTDLADRLARAPLGYLLQAGSGAISKVLQDDVKSLHAFVADTTPMLGRSLASPAVTLLLLLIIDWRLALLALALLGVGAAAVSLAMRDHTELQRRYDGERERITNTVIEFVQAMPVVRTFDDGTSSFGRYQKALDGFRDVLAKWLEVSSTSAKTSIVILGPLPTLLALSIAGALLYGGGSLDFPHWAAILLLGAGMAESLTPLMWLNHFIRKANASALRIQEVQAAPILPVSQGRRLPRDASVAFEQVRFAYEGRTEDALENVSFQVPSGTVTALVGPSGAGKSTVAKLIPRFWDVRAGSVRVGDADVRDIHPEDLMRQVAFVFQDTFLFHDSIAANIRMGKPEATDAEVEQAARAAQAHDFISALPQGYATQAGDRGTRLSGGQRQRITIARAILQDCPVVVLDEATAFADPENEAALIAALANLMRGRTVIIIAHRLSTIRDADQIVVLDQGRVAEQGVHDDLIAQDGVYARLWSNYEHAQGWTLGRNTATGPDEEPA, encoded by the coding sequence ATGAATACATCCGCACAGGCCCACTGCGCGTCCGCCCGCCCCCTTGGCGCGGCCACGACCGTGGAAACGCCCAAACGCGGCATCTGGGCCCTGATGCGCCCGATCCGCCCGCGCATTCATCTGGCCATGGGCCTAGCCGCCCTGGGTGCCACGGCCGGGCTGGGCGCGGTCGCCACGCTGGCGGTCGTCCTGGGCAAGTTGCTCGCCCCGCACCCCACCCCCTGGGTCTGGGCCGTCCTGGCCATTGTCCTGACCGTGGCCAGCTTCTGCCTCATCATGCAGGCCTTTACCATTTCCCATCTGGCCGCCTTCAGACTGGAAGTCATCCTGCGCACGGATCTGGCGGACCGCCTCGCGCGGGCGCCCCTGGGCTACCTGCTGCAGGCCGGGTCCGGGGCCATCTCCAAGGTCCTGCAGGACGACGTCAAAAGCCTGCACGCCTTTGTGGCCGACACCACCCCCATGCTCGGACGAAGCTTGGCCAGCCCCGCAGTCACCCTGCTTTTGCTGCTGATCATCGACTGGCGGCTGGCCCTGCTGGCCCTGGCCCTGCTCGGCGTCGGCGCCGCAGCGGTGAGCCTGGCCATGCGCGACCATACAGAACTCCAGCGCCGCTACGACGGTGAACGGGAGCGAATCACCAACACGGTCATCGAATTCGTCCAGGCCATGCCCGTGGTGCGGACCTTTGACGACGGCACGTCGTCCTTTGGACGCTACCAAAAGGCCCTGGACGGTTTCCGGGACGTACTCGCCAAATGGCTGGAAGTGTCGAGCACCAGCGCCAAGACAAGTATCGTCATCCTCGGCCCGTTGCCGACCCTGCTGGCCCTGTCCATTGCCGGAGCACTCTTGTACGGCGGCGGCAGCCTCGACTTCCCGCATTGGGCCGCCATCCTGCTGCTGGGCGCGGGCATGGCCGAATCCCTGACGCCGCTCATGTGGCTCAATCACTTCATCCGCAAGGCCAACGCCAGCGCCCTGCGCATCCAGGAGGTGCAGGCCGCGCCCATCCTCCCCGTGTCCCAGGGCCGGCGTTTGCCGCGCGACGCCTCGGTCGCCTTCGAACAAGTGCGCTTCGCCTACGAAGGACGCACGGAAGATGCTCTGGAGAATGTCTCGTTCCAGGTGCCAAGCGGCACCGTCACCGCCCTGGTCGGGCCGTCCGGAGCCGGGAAAAGCACCGTGGCCAAGCTGATCCCCCGCTTCTGGGACGTGCGCGCCGGTTCGGTGCGCGTGGGCGACGCGGACGTGCGCGACATCCATCCCGAAGACCTCATGCGCCAGGTGGCCTTTGTCTTTCAGGACACCTTTCTCTTCCACGATTCCATTGCCGCCAACATCCGCATGGGCAAACCCGAGGCCACGGATGCCGAGGTCGAACAGGCCGCCCGCGCGGCCCAGGCCCACGACTTCATTTCCGCCCTGCCCCAGGGGTACGCCACCCAGGCCGGTGACCGGGGCACACGTCTGTCCGGAGGCCAGCGCCAACGCATCACCATCGCCCGCGCCATTCTCCAGGACTGCCCCGTGGTCGTGCTGGACGAGGCCACGGCCTTTGCCGACCCGGAAAACGAGGCCGCTCTCATCGCGGCCCTGGCCAACCTCATGCGCGGCCGCACGGTCATCATCATCGCCCACCGCCTGTCCACCATCCGCGACGCGGATCAGATCGTGGTGTTGGACCAGGGGCGGGTGGCCGAACAGGGCGTTCATGATGACCTGATCGCCCAGGACGGCGTGTACGCCCGTCTGTGGAGCAACTACGAACACGCCCAGGGCTG